A genomic segment from Nodularia sphaerocarpa UHCC 0038 encodes:
- a CDS encoding Uma2 family endonuclease, protein MVVTASTHKITWEILPEDFILDDEPVDNVNQPSLASALTESLQLAGKLPENALATTNYGICATVNDKIVVKAPDWAYVPHITVPREQVKRSYTPHKQGEIPSVVMELLSDTDGSEYSNKLTYPPGKWFFYEQVLQVPNYLIFESDSGVLEVHRLHESGKYELRSPDENNRYWLEEMELFIGVWSGERENRQGYWLRWWDKEGNLLLWGFELVAQERREKEAALQRLQELEKRLRDAGIED, encoded by the coding sequence ATGGTTGTCACTGCTTCGACCCACAAGATTACCTGGGAAATTTTGCCAGAAGATTTCATTTTGGATGATGAACCTGTGGATAATGTCAATCAACCATCCTTAGCATCTGCACTGACTGAAAGCCTACAACTGGCAGGAAAACTCCCAGAAAATGCCCTCGCTACGACGAATTATGGCATCTGTGCCACAGTTAATGACAAAATTGTGGTAAAAGCACCTGATTGGGCTTACGTGCCACACATTACCGTACCCAGAGAGCAAGTAAAACGCAGCTATACCCCTCACAAACAGGGGGAAATTCCCTCTGTGGTGATGGAATTGCTCTCAGATACTGATGGTAGTGAATATTCCAATAAACTTACCTATCCTCCTGGGAAATGGTTTTTTTATGAACAAGTTTTACAAGTTCCCAATTACCTGATTTTTGAATCTGATAGCGGTGTTTTAGAAGTGCATCGTTTACACGAGTCTGGAAAATATGAATTACGTTCCCCTGATGAGAATAACCGTTACTGGTTGGAGGAAATGGAATTATTTATTGGTGTGTGGTCAGGAGAAAGAGAAAATCGTCAAGGTTACTGGTTGAGGTGGTGGGATAAAGAGGGGAATTTATTGTTGTGGGGGTTTGAGTTGGTGGCACAAGAAAGACGCGAGAAGGAAGCTGCTTTGCAACGTTTACAAGAGTTGGAAAAACGATTGCGGGATGCGGGAATTGAAGATTAA
- the proS gene encoding proline--tRNA ligase produces MRLSKMLFVTLRDDPADAEIPSHKLLLRAGYIRRIGSGIYAYLPLMWRVLQKVSQIVREEMNATNAQECLLPQLQPAELWKESGRWDTYTKAEGIMFSLIDRREQQLGLGPTHEEIITTVARDMIRSYRQLPLHLYQIQTKFRDEIRPRFGLMRGREFIMKDGYSFHVDEVSLKETYQDMYQAYSNMLRRSGLAFRAVEADSGAIGGSGSTEFMVLADAGEDEVLYTEDGKYAANVEKAVSLASDAETSPFTSYEKRETPGTETIEKVCNFLKCSPTQIVKNVLYQTVYDNGITVLVLVNIRGDQEVNEVKLQNELTKLAANYGAKAIISLDVPNGEMQETWAAKSLPLGYIAPDIEDEYISANKQFHSQFVRLVDQTTVELKNFVTGANEAGYHVVGANWNEQFKLPELVVDIRKAKPGDRAVHDPSQTLQTARGIEVGHIFQLGTKYSQAMSARYTNEQGEENPLFMGCYGVGVSRLAQSAVEQSYDKDGIIWPVAIAPYHAIVTIPNIKDAKQLEVAEKLYTELNKAGVETLLDDRDERAGVKFKDADLIGIPYRIVTGRAINNGKVEIVKRANRETQEIAIEEVVNTLQQWIKTAIEG; encoded by the coding sequence ATGCGACTGTCAAAAATGTTATTCGTCACACTCAGGGATGATCCGGCTGATGCGGAGATTCCCAGTCATAAATTATTACTCCGGGCGGGTTACATTCGTCGCATCGGTAGCGGGATTTATGCTTATCTGCCTTTGATGTGGCGAGTATTACAAAAAGTTTCCCAAATTGTGCGGGAAGAAATGAACGCTACAAACGCACAAGAATGTCTCTTACCCCAATTACAACCGGCGGAATTGTGGAAGGAGTCGGGACGCTGGGATACTTACACCAAAGCCGAGGGAATTATGTTTTCCCTCATTGACCGTCGTGAGCAACAATTAGGATTAGGACCGACTCATGAGGAAATAATCACTACTGTTGCTCGTGATATGATTCGCTCATATCGGCAACTACCGTTACATTTATATCAAATTCAAACCAAATTCCGCGATGAAATTCGCCCCCGTTTTGGCTTGATGCGGGGAAGAGAATTTATTATGAAAGACGGGTATTCTTTCCACGTTGATGAAGTTAGCCTCAAAGAAACTTACCAAGATATGTATCAAGCCTACAGCAATATGTTACGCCGTTCTGGTTTAGCATTCCGGGCTGTAGAAGCAGATTCTGGTGCTATTGGCGGTTCTGGTTCTACAGAATTTATGGTCTTGGCGGATGCGGGAGAAGATGAAGTTCTCTACACTGAAGATGGTAAATATGCTGCTAACGTCGAAAAAGCCGTTTCTTTAGCAAGTGATGCGGAAACTTCACCGTTTACAAGTTATGAAAAACGGGAAACACCGGGAACAGAAACTATAGAAAAAGTTTGTAATTTTCTCAAATGTTCTCCCACGCAAATTGTTAAAAATGTCCTTTACCAAACCGTTTATGATAATGGGATAACGGTTTTGGTATTGGTGAATATTCGGGGTGATCAGGAAGTTAATGAAGTCAAGTTGCAGAATGAATTGACAAAATTAGCTGCTAATTACGGTGCTAAAGCTATTATTTCTTTGGATGTACCCAATGGGGAAATGCAGGAAACATGGGCTGCTAAATCTTTACCTTTAGGTTATATTGCGCCTGATATTGAAGATGAATATATTTCTGCTAATAAACAGTTTCATTCTCAGTTTGTCCGGTTGGTAGATCAAACAACTGTTGAGTTAAAAAACTTCGTTACGGGTGCAAATGAAGCTGGTTATCACGTGGTCGGTGCTAATTGGAATGAGCAGTTTAAATTACCTGAGTTGGTAGTGGATATACGCAAGGCTAAACCAGGCGATCGCGCAGTTCATGACCCCAGCCAAACCTTACAAACAGCCAGAGGAATTGAAGTAGGGCATATTTTCCAACTGGGTACGAAATATTCCCAAGCAATGAGCGCAAGGTATACAAACGAACAAGGGGAAGAAAATCCCCTATTCATGGGTTGTTATGGGGTGGGTGTATCACGACTAGCACAATCGGCTGTAGAGCAATCTTATGATAAGGATGGGATTATTTGGCCAGTAGCGATCGCACCTTATCATGCGATCGTCACAATTCCTAACATCAAAGATGCAAAACAACTCGAAGTTGCCGAAAAACTTTACACGGAACTGAATAAAGCAGGTGTAGAAACATTACTTGATGACCGAGACGAACGGGCTGGAGTAAAATTCAAAGATGCCGATTTAATTGGGATACCCTATCGCATAGTTACAGGTCGGGCTATTAACAATGGCAAAGTAGAAATAGTAAAACGCGCCAATCGTGAAACTCAAGAAATAGCCATTGAGGAAGTAGTCAATACCCTCCAACAATGGATTAAAACAGCAATAGAAGGATAA
- a CDS encoding peptidylprolyl isomerase, translating to MFNILKSWLKNSLTAILLVTIFLGISTAGWTPPSNAALPAGNAITEGKALLRYALPIDNKPVRRLQASLEDIATQLRANRRWGAMSSDLKTASRILDQPNQILASVPAERQPQAEAWIAELKSGVDSLQEAVKVKDKEQILEGRNNLLDLVTLLEESMVTKFPFEVPSEYNNLPQLKGRATVAFKTSKGDLTMVVDGYSAPVTAGNFVDLVQRGFYDGLQFTRSEESYVLQTGDPPGKEVGFIDPKTGKYRAVPLEILVEGDEEPTYGITLEEAGRYLDMPVLPFSSFGALAMARPETEADGGSSQFFFFLFEPELTPAGRNLLDGRYAVFGYLTEGKEILDKLKEGDKIESATVIQGIENLVQPQAA from the coding sequence ATGTTTAACATATTAAAATCCTGGCTGAAGAACAGCCTAACGGCAATATTGTTAGTAACAATATTTTTAGGCATAAGTACAGCTGGCTGGACTCCTCCTAGTAACGCCGCCCTACCAGCCGGAAATGCCATTACTGAAGGCAAGGCTTTATTACGGTATGCACTCCCCATAGACAATAAACCAGTAAGGCGATTGCAAGCCAGTTTAGAAGATATCGCTACCCAACTGCGGGCAAATCGACGGTGGGGTGCTATGTCTAGCGACCTAAAAACAGCCTCACGCATTCTCGATCAACCTAACCAAATCCTAGCAAGCGTTCCCGCCGAACGCCAACCCCAAGCCGAAGCTTGGATTGCTGAGTTGAAATCTGGTGTAGATTCACTCCAAGAAGCGGTAAAAGTTAAAGACAAAGAACAAATTCTTGAAGGTAGAAACAACCTGCTGGATCTAGTCACCCTCCTAGAAGAGTCTATGGTGACAAAATTCCCCTTTGAAGTCCCTTCTGAGTACAATAACCTCCCTCAACTCAAAGGGCGGGCTACAGTGGCTTTTAAAACCAGCAAAGGCGACCTGACTATGGTCGTAGATGGTTACAGCGCCCCTGTCACAGCCGGCAACTTTGTAGATTTAGTCCAGCGAGGTTTTTATGACGGCTTACAATTTACCCGTTCTGAAGAATCTTACGTCTTGCAAACCGGAGACCCACCGGGAAAGGAAGTGGGTTTTATTGATCCCAAAACTGGCAAATACCGTGCTGTTCCTTTAGAAATCTTAGTTGAAGGCGACGAGGAACCCACCTATGGTATTACTCTCGAAGAAGCTGGGCGTTATCTGGATATGCCAGTTCTGCCTTTTTCTTCCTTTGGCGCATTGGCGATGGCTCGTCCTGAAACCGAAGCAGATGGCGGTTCTTCGCAATTTTTCTTCTTTTTGTTTGAGCCAGAACTCACTCCCGCAGGAAGAAATCTGTTAGATGGTCGCTATGCCGTTTTTGGCTATCTCACCGAAGGTAAAGAAATTTTGGATAAGCTCAAGGAAGGTGACAAAATTGAGTCAGCGACTGTGATTCAAGGAATAGAAAATTTAGTTCAGCCCCAAGCAGCCTAA
- a CDS encoding GerMN domain-containing protein, with translation MNNQQGSKRISSGVIAAVSAAVIAVGGGVAWLTSNQSPTPNPSQTITQPVPSTTQPGKEQTPSVYWLKPSATSFDLVPQPVKIAATQPNQVLESAFQALLAGPTEGTDSTTIPQGTKLLGLKRENNEVHVNLSEDFTTGGGSASMIGRIGQVVYTATTLDPNAKVYIEVDGKQLDILGGEGVELEQPLTRQSFEQNYQL, from the coding sequence ATGAACAACCAACAAGGATCTAAGCGAATTTCTTCAGGTGTAATTGCAGCAGTCTCAGCAGCAGTTATAGCGGTGGGTGGTGGTGTAGCTTGGCTGACTTCCAACCAATCTCCTACACCCAATCCATCTCAGACGATTACACAACCCGTACCATCAACTACCCAGCCAGGAAAAGAGCAAACACCTAGTGTTTATTGGCTAAAACCAAGCGCCACAAGTTTCGATTTGGTTCCCCAGCCAGTTAAAATAGCTGCTACACAACCCAATCAAGTTTTAGAAAGTGCTTTCCAAGCTTTATTAGCTGGACCAACAGAAGGCACAGATTCGACAACCATCCCCCAAGGAACCAAATTGCTGGGGCTGAAGAGGGAAAATAATGAGGTTCACGTTAATTTATCTGAGGATTTTACCACGGGTGGCGGTAGTGCCTCGATGATCGGTCGCATCGGACAAGTTGTTTATACTGCTACAACATTAGATCCAAACGCTAAAGTATACATTGAGGTAGACGGGAAACAGTTGGATATTTTAGGTGGCGAAGGTGTGGAATTGGAACAGCCATTGACTCGTCAAAGCTTTGAGCAAAACTATCAGCTTTAA
- the accB gene encoding acetyl-CoA carboxylase biotin carboxyl carrier protein, with the protein MPLEFNEIRQLLATIAQTDIAEVTLKSDDFELTVRKSSSRETQPAPNQIMEVGTTRVLETAVTTSSVQLSANPPSTIDKRLVEVPSPMVGTYYSAPAPGEAPFVKVGDRVRSGQTVCIIEAMKLMNEIEAEVSGQVMEILLQNGEPVEYGQALMRINPD; encoded by the coding sequence GTGCCATTGGAATTTAATGAAATCCGCCAACTATTGGCAACTATCGCCCAAACTGATATTGCTGAAGTAACGCTCAAAAGTGATGACTTTGAACTAACGGTACGTAAATCGAGTTCACGAGAAACTCAACCAGCGCCAAATCAAATCATGGAGGTGGGAACAACTCGCGTCCTGGAAACTGCTGTCACTACTTCTAGTGTGCAGTTGTCCGCAAATCCCCCTTCAACCATTGATAAGAGGTTAGTGGAAGTGCCTTCACCGATGGTAGGAACGTATTATAGCGCTCCTGCACCAGGTGAAGCACCTTTTGTGAAAGTAGGCGATCGCGTCCGCAGTGGTCAAACAGTCTGTATCATTGAAGCTATGAAGCTGATGAATGAAATTGAGGCGGAGGTATCCGGGCAAGTCATGGAAATTCTCCTGCAAAATGGCGAACCAGTGGAATATGGCCAGGCTTTGATGCGAATTAACCCTGATTAA
- the efp gene encoding elongation factor P has protein sequence MISSNDFRPGVSIVLDGNVWRVIEFLHVKPGKGSAFVRTKLRSVQNGSVVEKTFRAGETVPQATLEKSTMQHTYKEGDELVFMDMETYEEGRLTVKQIGDRVKYLKEGMEVNVIRWGEQVLEVELPNSVVLEIVQTDPGIKGDTATGGTKPAILETGATVMVPLFVAQGERIKIDTREDKYLGRE, from the coding sequence ATGATATCTAGTAACGACTTTCGACCCGGTGTGTCCATTGTATTAGACGGGAATGTATGGCGAGTGATCGAATTCCTCCACGTTAAGCCAGGCAAAGGCTCTGCCTTTGTGCGGACAAAACTCAGAAGTGTCCAAAATGGTAGCGTTGTGGAAAAAACGTTCCGAGCTGGGGAAACAGTACCTCAAGCGACTCTGGAAAAAAGCACGATGCAGCATACCTATAAAGAGGGCGATGAGCTTGTTTTTATGGATATGGAAACCTACGAAGAAGGCAGATTAACTGTGAAGCAAATTGGCGATCGCGTCAAATACCTTAAGGAAGGTATGGAAGTTAATGTGATTCGTTGGGGTGAGCAAGTGCTAGAAGTGGAACTACCCAACTCTGTGGTTTTGGAAATTGTCCAAACAGATCCAGGTATCAAAGGTGATACGGCTACAGGTGGAACTAAACCAGCTATTCTGGAAACAGGAGCAACTGTCATGGTGCCGTTGTTTGTTGCTCAAGGCGAACGTATCAAAATTGATACTCGTGAAGATAAATATCTGGGCAGGGAATAA